Genomic window (Candidatus Vicinibacter proximus):
ACCGGTTCTTATTTTACCTGGCAGTTTATCTTTTGCTTGATTACAAAAGTAATTATATAATTTTTCTCCTATTTCAGGCTTTGCAGCCAAACTAAATCCTGGCCTGTTCCCCTTTTTGGTGCTTGCAAATAATGTAAACTGGCTTATGAGTAATATTTCTCCTTCAATTTCTTCAATATTCAAATTCATTTTGTTCTCGCGGTCTGAAAAAATTCGCAATTGAAGCAATTTGGAAATAAGCCAATTGACATCTGTTTCATCATCACTTATTCCGATTCCAATTAACACACATAAGCCATTTCCTATTTTGGTGTGCATTTTACTATCCACGCTAAGTATAGCCTCTGAAACTCTTTGAATTATTATCCTCATATTTTAAAATAGTTCTTGACTTATATTGTCTTCTATTCTTAATCTTAAGTTTAGATTTTTAAAAATTTAAACATAGTGTTTTTAATTAATGTCTACTTTATTCTTAATCAATGGTGGAAAAATTAAAATATCCACATTTACTCACAAATCTTTAACACGGTTTATACAAGGATAAATTAATTTCAATTATATATAAAAAAGTAAAATATTTAAGACATTGATCAGTAAATGTGCTTAGGAGAAATCATAATTTTTTAACATTTTTTTACCCAAAGTTTTTAACATTTATTTTTTTTAACAATATAATTTAATAAATCTATGTACCTGATTTACAATAATATTAAGATTGAAATTATTGTGTATTTTTTTGTTTAAAACTGAAAAATTGAATTTTTTGCACATATTAACATTAATCATTGTATTGTCTTTTTTTTTTAATTCATTTAAAATAATTAAGATTATGAAGATTAAAAAAAACTAATAAAATGTGCTTGTTTTATTTCAATTTTGAACCATGTTTGGAAAAGTACAAAGTAAGGCTGTTAGGATTTGGTTATTCTTTGGACTGTTGATGGTTTTCATTCAGGTCTTTTTGGGTGGCGTAACAAGATTAACCGGTTCAGGTTTAAGCATTACAAAATGGGATATTGTAACTGGGGTTGTTATTCCTTTTACCGAAAATGCTTGGCTTGAAGTTTTTGAACTTTATAAGAAAACCCCACAATATCAAAAGATTAATCAAGGTATTACAATAGAAGATTTTAAATATATTTTTTGGTGGGAATATCTTCATAGACTTTGGGCGCGACTGATGGGATTTGTATTCATAGTTCCTTTTTTACTTTTTTGGCGAAGGAAATTGTTAGACTCGTGGTTAATTAAAGATCTATTGATTGTTTTATTATTAGCTGCATTTGTGGCTTCTCTTGGGTGGATAATGGTGGCAAGTGGATTAATTAACAGACCGTGGGTAAATGCTTATAAATTATCATTTCACTTGTGTGCTGCTCTTTTGCTTATTGGATATTTACTTTGGACGACATTGAAAGCTGTTTACGGAATGGATGATAAATTTGACAATCGAAATAATTATTGGTTTTATTTATCATTACCTGTATTTTTCTTTCTCCAAGTATTTTTAGGTGGGTTAATGAGTGGAATGAAGGCTGCTCTGGTTGCTCCCACTTGGCCAGATATAAATGGTAGTATGATCCCAAGTGAAGTACTTGCTATTAAAGATTACATTTCATTTATGTTTAATGATTATGAATCAAATCATGGAAGTGCATTTATTGTGCAATTTTTACACAGATCTTTGGCTTATATAATTTTATTTATAATATTTAGTCTTCTGGTTTTGCAAAAGGTAAAGTACGGCGTTATAGATAGTAAAATTATGGTTCTGTTTGTTGTTACTACCATGCAAGGTGTACTTGGAGTTTTAACATTGATTTATTCAATAGGTAGTTTACCAATAGAATTTGCAGTATCCCATCAAATGCTAGGAATTGTTTGTTTTGGTTTAAGTGTATTCTGTTTGTATAACAAACGTTATTTAGCATAATGGGAGATTGAAGGAATCATTTTGAATAAAACAGCAAACTGTTTAATAGTATTTTTTATTTTTGACATTAATATTTTATTATCATGACATTGGAAATTATCCAGGAAGGTAGATTTAAGTACATAGAATCAAATAAGGAAGGAGAAGTGATCTTGCTTTTGCATGGGCTATTTGGTGCACTAAGTAATTTTAAAGGTATAATTGATTATTTTGGCAATAGATATAGGGTTATTGTTCCTATTTTGCCGATATATGAATTACCCATACTTCAAGTATCTCTAAGCGGTTTAGTTAATTATGTTTATGATTTTGTACGTCATAAAGATCTTAAACAAATAAACCTATTAGGTAATTCCTTAGGAGGTCATGTTGGATTGCTTTATGCTTTAGAGGATTTAGATAGAATTGCCTCGATAACATTAACTGGAAGCTCAGGCTTGTATGAAAGTGGAATGGGTAATACATTTCCAAAAAGAGGTGATTATGATTTTATAAAAACTAAAACAGAAGCCACTTTTTATGATCCCAAGGTAGCAACTAAAGAACTGGTTGATGAAGTTTATGGAATTGTAAATGATAGAGGAAAGGCAATTAGGGTAATAGCTACAGCAAAATCAGCTATAAGACATAATCTAGGAGATAAGTTGCATCTAATTAAGAAACCAGCCCTTCTAATATGGGGAGAAAATGACATTGTAACGCCACCCTTTGTAGGTGAAAAATTTAAAGAACTCCTTCCTGATGCGCAGTTATTTATATTGGAAAAATGTGGGCATGCCCCAATGATGGAAAAACCGGAAGAGTTTAACTTAATTTTTGAAAAATTTCTGATGAAAGTATAATAGAAATTGTATTTGAAGAGCAGCGGATTTTTGTTTTGAGGGGTCATATTCTTTAGGGCCTGGTTTATTATGGATGTAGAACTTATCATACAGGGCTGCCTATTGGGTGATAGAAAATTTCAAAAGGCATTGTTTG
Coding sequences:
- a CDS encoding D-tyrosyl-tRNA(Tyr) deacylase → MRIIIQRVSEAILSVDSKMHTKIGNGLCVLIGIGISDDETDVNWLISKLLQLRIFSDRENKMNLNIEEIEGEILLISQFTLFASTKKGNRPGFSLAAKPEIGEKLYNYFCNQAKDKLPGKIRTGIFGATMQIRLTNEGPVTIIMDSKNRE
- a CDS encoding COX15/CtaA family protein — protein: MFGKVQSKAVRIWLFFGLLMVFIQVFLGGVTRLTGSGLSITKWDIVTGVVIPFTENAWLEVFELYKKTPQYQKINQGITIEDFKYIFWWEYLHRLWARLMGFVFIVPFLLFWRRKLLDSWLIKDLLIVLLLAAFVASLGWIMVASGLINRPWVNAYKLSFHLCAALLLIGYLLWTTLKAVYGMDDKFDNRNNYWFYLSLPVFFFLQVFLGGLMSGMKAALVAPTWPDINGSMIPSEVLAIKDYISFMFNDYESNHGSAFIVQFLHRSLAYIILFIIFSLLVLQKVKYGVIDSKIMVLFVVTTMQGVLGVLTLIYSIGSLPIEFAVSHQMLGIVCFGLSVFCLYNKRYLA
- a CDS encoding alpha/beta hydrolase; translation: MTLEIIQEGRFKYIESNKEGEVILLLHGLFGALSNFKGIIDYFGNRYRVIVPILPIYELPILQVSLSGLVNYVYDFVRHKDLKQINLLGNSLGGHVGLLYALEDLDRIASITLTGSSGLYESGMGNTFPKRGDYDFIKTKTEATFYDPKVATKELVDEVYGIVNDRGKAIRVIATAKSAIRHNLGDKLHLIKKPALLIWGENDIVTPPFVGEKFKELLPDAQLFILEKCGHAPMMEKPEEFNLIFEKFLMKV